The segment CCCGAGGAGCCCCCCtggcccctccccagccccgcaccccgCCCAGAAGCCCCCCAAGGCCcagtccctgcccagccccgcaCCCCGCCCAGAAGCCCCCCAAGGCCcagtccctccccagccccgcacccccccccaGAAGCCCCGCAGGCCCAGTCCCCCGCCAGCCCCACACCCCCTCGcgcccctcctccccccagccccacactgaCCCCAGGAACCCCCGAGCCCCCCCCaggtgccccccgccccgcaccgcCGCCCGCCGGCGCGCTCGGCGCAGAGCAGCAGCCCGCTGAAGCAGTGCCAGAAGGGGAAGCGGGTCAGCAGGACGCCGCCGCCCGCCGTCAGCAGCcgcagcgcccgccgccgccacccgcGGCCCGCCGCCATCGCCGCCCGGCCCACCGGAagggccgcgccgcgccggaAGTCCCGCCCCACGGGCCCCGCCCACACGGGAAGGCCCTACCCCCGCGCAGGCCCCGCCCGCAGAGCGCCAGACACGGGTGATGGTTAAAAAAATTTcgggttttattgtttttgctAAACAATACtaaaaaattttccttttttttaatttttttttttaatttttaactcttCTAAAGGCAGGGCTTGAATTGTTTGATTTTgatccatttattttaaaaaacaaaacaaaaaaggggagggggggaaggatcatggcaaaaaaaaagaagaaaataaaaatataaaaaaaaaaaaaaaaaaaagggccaaaaaaaaaataaaaggaaaagggagaaaatccCCCAAGCCAGGCCCCAGCATGGtccagggtggggggtggcagggcaggaggggccgCAGCCCCGTCCCCCAGCCTCCGAGCCCCCCTCGGGCTCcccggggctggtggggggatggggacaagggagggggggagggggggtgtttTTTGCCACGATCCTGGTTGAGAGCACTGctagaagcagaaaatatttaaagaacattttaatatatattcatatatatatttaaagataagaaaaataagactaaTTCAAGCCTTGCCCTgtgcaaacaaaattaaaacgAGACCGCGCTGGTCACAAGGGTCCCGGTTCAGCCACCGCAGTCAGCTCgttacttttatttttggaggGGTTcatgggggagggggagggacAGACCCCCTTTAGAAAAGTAAAGGGGAAaaggggtggcagcaggggaggggggtaggaaaaaggaaaagaaaggtcaaaaaataaaactaacaaaGTCTGACTGGCtggtaggaaagaaaacatggcGGACAAAAGAAAGTCTGTTAGTCAAGTAATGCATgagcttttaaattattctctTTTCTCGTTTGTTTTAAAGTCTAAGGTTTGGAATCGGTCAAGCTCCCCATTAACGAGCTcgaaaaaggaaataaaagttgaGCCCCCCGTCGCTGCCGCCCTCCCGCCTCGGTGACCCGGTGGCGGGCGGTGGGGGTCCCCAGTGCCAGGAGGTGGGCCTCAGGACGAGAGGGAGGTTTCCTTCTGTGTCTGCTGTGCTTGTGAACGCTGCATTACCTTTTGGCTTTCCACGTCTCGAAAATGTTTCTCCACCTGCCAGCGGGGAGGGTGGGGTGGATAGAGAGAGGGTTTAGCCAAAGCAGGGGATccccggggcaggcaggggaccCCACGAGGGGCTGGAGATCCGCAGCAGGCGGGCGAGTCCACCCAAGGAGGGACCACAGGTGCCCCCAGGGATGTGACACccccctggtgtccccagcagccccaatGCCACCAGACCCCCCCTGCCCGTACTCACTATTTTGCGTACGTGACTCAGCGCGCTTCCCTCTTTGCCTTTACAGTTTTCCACTTGATAGGGAGGGGCAATAACGACTTCTTCCATCACAACTATATTCTTCTCCTGCCATTTACAGTCTTTAATGCtgcaaggaagggaaaaaggatcAGTGAACACAACTGCCCGGGGCTCCGGGCTGCGCACCAGCATCCCTCAGCCCCTCTGAAAGCCACTACCCGCCCCCAGGGCAGTCCTGCTGCCCACTTCAGACCTCACTGCGGGGGCGATGTGGGCGCAAAAGCCACCCAGCATCTCCTGGGTACCCTAGCAGAGAGGGGCACAAGCCCACAGTGATGGGCATGTGGCTAGTGAGTGCCCGAAGGGCAGGGAGCCCTCCTCTCTCCTACACCTGCCCAAGGGCTGTGTGGCTCTGGCCGGCACATCCCAGGACACACCAGCAGCATTTTGTGGCGAGTCTGAGTGACCCACCAATGCAAAACCACCCCAGGAAACAACAGGGATACGAGCAACTCCAAGGCAGCAGCGCAGGTGGCTgaggcagagagctggaggCACCGATGAGGGGACTTACGTCTTGTGTATAGTCTGGAAGAGCTGCTGCCCCTCCAGAGAGACACCAGCACTAATTGCATACGCCTGGCtcatcttctcttccttctccgTCCGTGCTTTGTTGGCAAGCTGGAGGGGAGACAAAGAGGGAGGGAGCTTGGCTGAGCACCGCCTGAGCAGCCTCGAGAGCTCTAAGGGGACACAGGTGTCCCCTGCAGACACAGTTCTGCTGCTGACCATTCGGCTCGCCAGTTAAACCGGGGTAGCAAAGAGCCTGCAATCTCCACCTTCCCACCACAGCTTTGTCCGTATGTTACAGAGCGTCGCACAGATTTCAGACCACAGCTTAAATCCTTTTTgagtcttttttccccctccctaaTATTTCAGGGATGTGGGCACCATCTTTTCACACCCCCTGGTTCAGGCACAGAGAAGAAACCAGCTGCCAGGGGCCAGATGCACAAACATCActttcccctctgccttttctgaattAATTGCTGCATTTTAGGTCCAAACCACCTTCCCACTGCTTGCTGTTTAGGGGATGCAGATAGGAAAGACAAGCCCAGAATAACCATTACGTTAGGGCTTGCAGGGTGTAAATGCCTCCATACGGACCATGCAGGAGTATGAGCAACTTTATCCCGGAGCGGTTATTCTGTTCCACAAAAACCCAGCAGAATGGGTTCTGTGGGAGTTGCTCCAGCAGCTCACAACGTCCACGTGCGGGGAAGCGCGATTACGCTGGCAGGCTGCTGCGTAGAGAGGGGAAACCCCAACGCTGGCAACCCTCGTTCAATCCCACGGCCGGCCCGGGAGCGGCAGCTGCCTGGAAACAGGAGATGGGCAGGCGGTGCTGGACACGCCGCCTcttcccagctggagctgccacAGTGGAAGAGCCACACCAGCACTGCCGCCCACGCCgcccttctcttcctcctcctcctcccggaACGGCCTCGTGCCTCCGAGCGCTCCCCAAGCCAGACTGGCTTTCTCCATGCTGCCCGAGGATGGCTTCACCCCTTCTCAAGCCCTCGCTGGGTACGCAAAGCCCAAGCTCCCACTGAGCAGGGACACTCTGCAGCAAAGGGATGGCTatctccatcccagccagcaacATCTCCTGCAACGGCAGCCACAGCCCCTGCGTCCCCACGCCGTGCCCAGGCGTGAGCAGGGCTCACCACAGCTTTGTTTGGGCGGCTGCTCACCATGTGCTCCTCGGCCTCCTGGTAAGCCAGGGAAGCCTTAACTGGGGGGCAGGATccttctgcagccccagcacaagcTGTCCCTGAAGCCACCTGCCCCGTTCTACATAGGAATTGCTCTGTCCAAGACTGCCAGGATTCCAAACTGGTTTGTAAGACTGGGCACAATGTTCCCCAGTAAGTTTTCCTGCATCCGAGTCACGCATGCGACGACCACTAGCCTTCTCTGGGGCCACACCGACACTTCACCTTCACCCAACCAgggctgcccaccagcaccggCGTTACCCAGTTCTCCCCCAACTCCAttgcctgcactgctgcagcccctctgaCACAACGCTGATGGGCCACAAACGCAGCACGGGGCACGTGAACCTCCCTACCGAGCCCACCACAGGCTCCCCCCAGCAGatctccttcccacccagcagccccctccccgcagcccctccCATCTGATGTTCAGAACTGCTTTGTCCAGTTTTAACACTCCTGCTTTCCCAGGCCTCGGGATGCTCCTCCAGCTCAAAACAGCGGCTGCATcagctcctccttccctgcctgctcacAAGTCCCAGGAGATCTGCATGCCAAGACAGACAGGTCCAGCTTTGGGGACAGCCCTGTGAGGAGGTGGGTGACAAGAAGCCACCATGGGAAGATGGAAAACCCTGGAGAGGTGCAGATGAAGAGCAGCCCCTCATGCGTTGCCACCACGGACAGCATCCCTACGTTACTTCATCAAGCGCTCCTAGACCTCAGTatcaacaaaacccaaactcatCCTCCTGCTTCTGGCTGGAGCACATCAGCCCTCACCCAGAGCCGACTCGCTCGCAACGCTGGTTAGTTTATTAACTGAGTGCCAAGACCCAGGGCCCCTACGCTCTTGCCTTTCCCCTGCAATAGGATGCGCTCTCTCCATTCACCACTACTAGCCCTTGACAAGAAACAAACCAGACACGCCGAGTCTCCCACTTCCAGCCTCTCCAATTCAAGCATTCAAAATACCCTCCTTGCTCACTGCACGGCTTCACTCCCCCTTGCAGCGAGCACCTGAAGGCGCCAGGGCCATTGAAGAGACTCAGATACACACCTTGTTCGACGGCGGCATGAATGAATGAGTCACTTCCCTATTCACGTCCACGTGaatgacagaaaacacagcacGTGGCAAGAAGAGACAGCGAGGGCTGCCAAGCACCAGCACCGTGCCACGGGCCCCTGCCACTGGGATGGCCCCCATCCTGCTcaggtgctggcagcctgtTGAGAAGAGCCAAGCACAGTGTATCCCAGGCAGCAAGTCAAGGGGATCCCTCCAAAACCAGGCAGCTGACCTCTCCCCAGTATGGCTATGGATGGCTGTGCCACAGAACGGTGCTCGGCTGTGGGGTCCCCAGGCAGGTGCCAGCCCCACAGGGCAGGCTGGTGTCCCCAGCCTCTTCAGTGCCACCTCCCCTGCGCACCCATTGCCGGCAGCAGGAACCCTCGAGCTCAGCCGTCTCTGGGCTGAACTGCTGTCAGCCCTCTGTCACACCAGCGCTGCCTCCTCGCCGGCCCCTCACCGGCCCCCCAGCTGCCAGAGCCAAGCCACGtgtctccctccttcccacGCCCAGGTTCAGAAGCATTCCTCCCACACAGTTTtcaccctgcagccctcctgAAGTCTCCCCCAGGGGAACCTGCAGTGTGGACAGGACACCCCTCCCGCAGCAGCCTCACAACAGCTACCCGCAGCCGACACTCCgctctcctgcctgcacctTCCACCGCAGCCAGCCTGCACCCCTGCCCTCTTCCGAGAAGGGCTCAGACCCCCGCCATGCTGGGCCCCCCACGGCCAGATCCTGCTGCCTTCCAAGCTCAGCAAGTCTTCTGGTCCCAACATTTTCTCTCCACTGAGGACCAGGCAGGGTCAAGCATCTCCTGGGGGCTCTGCTGGCTCTCCGGGGCCTTCCAGAACATCAAGGGCTTGTCCTGGAACACAAGCATTCCCATGTACCAACAGCTTCTTCTCCCAGTACAGCCAGTATCAGCTCATCTATACTCCAGTCCTGCAGCACCATCAGACCCCGCCGTGCTTGCACATTCACAGGACAGGAGATGTGGGTCAGAGCAATGTAGAAAAACCCTCCTGTCACTGGAGATGGGGCTGCAGCCACACTGGTGGCTGCACACCAACTTCCATCCGCTGAAGATGACTTGATTCATTATTTTCCCGCGCACCAAATCCACAGCGATTATTTTGATGCTGGGAAGACTGAAGTGAGTATTTAAAGTCACATGGggcattttcttctcagcaggCCCATCCACCTCCTGGCTGCGCTTCCAGCGATGTCACTTGATCCAATTACAATGAACAGTCACATTTTTACGGCAGTTGTGTCATTTAAGACCTCTGCCAAGGTGCTAATCCACCAAGAAGGAACCCACTGGGGCTACGGACACCCAGGAGAGGTTTCCCCATGGGACAGGGAGGTGACAACTGAAAAGCCTCACAGCTAGACCCCACACCTGGCTTCCCTGGAGCCTGGCTACCTCTAGCCACTTCACACCAGCCTTGAGCTCACCTTCCCTTTTTCCACACCACCACTGGGAATCAGAAGTGATCCCCCTGCACAACGGCATGTGAAAAGCAGTTCCTCAAAATTCAGCCAACAGCATGCACACTTCACTGCTCCTGCCCACTCCGCCACCATTCAGCTTCACCCCAAAtcattctgtttctgaagacaACCAACATCCACATGGAGAGCGGGCTGCAGGCAGCGAAGGCGCCCATCAAAGCACAAACCTCACCTAGCATCATCCACAGGAGCACAAAGAGTGCTCTAGTGCGTTCTTAACATGGGATCAGGGCAGAGAGCACCCAGGAGGAGCTAGGTTAAGCAGAGTACCAGTTTCAGCTATGCCCATCTTCTCTGGAAGGTTTTGATTTTAGCATTAGAGTCATTTGCTGTCAGGGGAAGAACCCGTTGCATGGTTATGAAAGGCTccatcttcccttctctccagccAGCGAAGCACCATGTCCCTCTAGCAAAGGCACTGGGGATGCCACGGAACCAGGAGGATCAAGACCACCAGACTTCTCCCCGAGTGAAAAGGTGTTTTTCAGTCTCAGTGTTACTAAAACCACTCCCATGTCCCAGTGCTGAAATTCACGGCCAGCATTTCAGGCAGCAACTTACACCTGCATGCCCCACGTTtactcctgctgcagcaggctggcacaGAGCGGAGCAACCTCCAAGGAGGGCAACAGGGCAGAGCCGTTGACCAAGCTCTCAGTGCTTTAACAGGAGGACACAGCATCACCCAGGCACTTAATTCTACGTGGTAGGACTGCACTGGTGACTCCAGCCAATGCTAGAGCAAATACAGACCAAGGGTGTGCTGGAGCCCAGGGGAGCCAAGTGCAGCAACAGGATCAGCTCCCCAAGCAAGCACAGCGCTCGGTCCCTCATTCACACTCACGAGGACTGTTTCTTGATAAAACAAAGCTGGGGGTTCCCTCTCTCTCACCCAGGATCTCAGCTCCCTTGCTGAGCAACCCCAAAGCAGAGAGGGTCAGCTGCCTGAGGCCTCGCTACAGAGGCCCCCAGCAGCAGGTTACAGAGGCTCAACACACCCAAAATATCAGCACCTAAATCCTTAACAGAGCTCTGGTAAGTCGTGATTAAAGCAGGTGATTTAAAGTTGAAAAGCTACCTCATCCCCAACAGGAGAAAAGGCGTTAACAtcctgaaaccaggacacatcCCTATACGAATCCCTCCCTCCCAGGAGCAAACGCCTCCGAGTCCACAAGGGCAGGTTCTTACCTTGCTAACATTGAGTGAAGCTAAAGGAGGAGGTGTTTCCGTGCGGTCATTAATTATTTCCACTTCTGAAACATACTGTAAGTTTACAAGCAGGATATCTGCGTGATTAGGCTTTCCACTGGAAGAGGGGCattctggagaggaaaaaacattaaggaaaacaaatctagATGGAGACACTTGCAGCCCTGATACACAGAGCTGTCCAGGAGCAAACCAGGAAACCATTCGGTTTTCAGGGAGTTCCTCCATCACCCCTGCCCCTGTTCAGCCAAGCATGGGGTCACCTGTGAGACCCCAACAGCACCACCCATCTCTTCTTGGACCTGTTTAATGCTGATTCAGTTTTCCTAACTATAGCACAAGTTTTCCAGCCAACAACCACCATACCCAGAACACACACAGCCTGGGATAATATGTGGTCACTTCCAAAAAAGCAATTTAGTCCTGACTAGCCAGAGAGgtgcagaactgctgctgctgggcccCAGCTGCGGTGCCACCTGCCTCCCTGCTCACCACAAACACCATCCAACAAATGCTGGTCTGCATGGGGAAGTGATCTGGAACAACCGCCACCCCTCAAATTTGCACCTTTTATACCGTAACTGTTTCCTCTTGCAGGCAGTGGCTAAGCCAGAGCTTCCCTGGGAGCAGGCCCTGGCGTGGATGGAAGAGTTGCTACTCGGTGGTTCCCAGGGAAAGGCCTCCTCGCCCTTGCACACCTTCTGGGTGGCACCTTGAAGGCCGTGAGGTTTGCTGTGGTCAGTATCACAGCACGACTGGGAAGCGTAAATGAGACAACAGTGCACcacctccagaaaaaaaaaaatcttctagaGCTGACAAATTTCTGCACAATCTGTTCCCCAGGAGGCCGTGCTGTTAGCCCTCTGTCCCCTCACCtgctggaaggagcagagagcaTGGCACAGAGATGCTCCTCCATGCCAGCGCTGTCTCCTCCTCAAGAAGATGCAGGAGtcacttttcctctcttcccatcCCGCCCAAGCCCGGCTGTGCGGGTGAAGCCCTCCCTAGCAAACACCTTCCaataaaggagagaaaacaagggATGCCCAGGGAACTCTGGTCTCTTCCTTCAGAGGGATGAGATGGAGCATCCCAGCTTTGGAAGGAAGAGCCAGACCTGGGGCAAAGCCAGAAGAGGAGCTGTCTTGTCCTCTCTGGAGCAGAGTGGCAACGTGACGCACTAAGCCAACCTGTTGGACATTGTTTAAGACTTTCCTGCAGCCACCACTGGGGCCTGGGGAGCTTCTCCTACCTGAACTGCACCAGCACGAACAGGAGCTCAGCCCGGGACAGGGTTCCCCATTCCCCTCTAGCACTGCATCGTGCCCAGGCACCCAGCAGGGCTTTTCCTATCCCTCTTCTCAGATCCAGACACGAAGCCCTCTCACAGCTCCTCCCTCCCTCATTCCCTCCAGAACCCGCCCCAGGGACCCTGAGCACTCTTCCAGCCCCCTTCCAACACCAGTCCCTGGGCTGAGCATCCACCTTCCTCAGCTCTGCGGTTCTCCAACAGCTCGGTGCTTTCACCTTACTTGCGGGTTAAAAACACAAGCACATCCTtgtgcacacatgcatatgtatttatattttaaaccCCTGAGCATTGTcttcctgcctctcctccaCATGaggcccggggcagccccaAAGTGCCCTGCCAGCCTCTTTCCTCCCCCAGACACAGGGCACTTCCCCTGGTACACCCACCAGCCCCCCGCCCTcaccccccggggctgccccataGGGTTCCTCTCACACGGGTCCCCAAACCTCTCCTAAATGCCACAGGCCCCCCCTACCCTCAGAGGGCCTTGCCTTGCCCCTGTGGTCTCCCCTTAAACCCCCACAGGCCCGCTGAGGTCTCCCGCCCTGCCAAACCCCGCAGGGGTCTCCTGTCTCCCATTCCACTAATACCTCCTATGGGATCCCATCCCCCCAGGCTTCACCCCATCCTCCCTAAGCCTCACCAGGCCCTGCCCACCGCACAGGACCTCACCGTGCCTCCGAGGCCTCCCTCTGCACCTCCAAAGAGGTACCCAGCCTCCTCCCAAGCACCCCCTGAGCTCCTCCTGCCATCAAGATTTCCCCCAAGACAGCTCCCCCCTCCCAGGACCCCCCTATCCTCCCTGAACCCCCCAGCCCAGTGGGAGACCCCCATCCACAGGCCTCTGTGGAGCTACTCACCCCACAAGCTACACTACAGGGCTCCCCCCCAGAACCCTATATAACAGCCGTGCCCAGTAATCCCACTACAGGGCACCCCAGCTCACCAGTAACCCCGCTATGGGGCTCCTCGCTCCCCCAAAACCTCCCTACAGGGCACCCCACTCCCCCATCCCATTAAACCTACTACAGGGCTCCTCACCGCCCCCTCAAAACCTCCCTACAGGGcaccccgctccccaccccagGCTCAGCTACAGGGCTGCTCaccgccccccagccctccccacagGCCCCCCCAGTAACCCCCCTGCAGGGCTCCTCACCCCTCCCGAGACCGCCCTATAGGGCGCCCCAGTCCCGCACCGGTAACCCCAGTCCCGCACCGGTACCCCCAACCCGcggctcctccagccccaccccccttcccccggcgccccgctcccccgccaGCCGCCCCCCTCCGCTCCCCTCAGGGAccccgccgccgggcgggcgggcgggcgggcggcggaggCCCGGGCGGGCCgtggcggggcgcggcgggcccggcccggcgctgccGAAGGGATACTGAGCGCCAGCATCTTGCTGGGGTAGTCGAAAGCGACGACCTCGCCCTGCAGGCGCTGCTCCTGGCAGGTGCGGCACGACACCTGGCTGCCCACGCTGAAGTACTCGCCCGGCGCCGCCATCTTCTCTCAGCCCGCAGCGGCCGCCGCGGCTCGCCTCGGCcaggcgcggcggggcggggccgcgcgaCGTCACCGCGCGCGACGAGGGGCGGGGTGACCTTGGCCGTGGGAGGGGGGGAGAgcgcgcgggggggggggggggggcgcgccGGTGCCTCGCGCCGCCCCGTAGCCGGCCCGTGCCGCGGGGGATGCCGGGGGGTGTAGGCGGGAGCGGCCCGGTGAGAGCGGGAGCGGCGCggagggcggggggcggcggcagggtcacccccccatccccccacccccccaccccccccaccccagtcccCCCCCACCCATCCCGGGCACACCGTGCCGGGGTGGCCCCCGCGGGGCAGGCGGCACCGGCGGGCCCAGGGCCCAGGCCAGGCCTAGGCAGGCTTGGGGGCACCTCAGGGGCCGCCCAGAGAGACCCCAGGGGCTCCAGGCCCACTGCAGGGAGGCCCCGGAGAGAGAGACCCCAGGCCCGCTCCAGGGGGGCCCCAGAGCGAGAGACCCCAGGCCCGCTCCAGGGGGGCCCCGGAGAGACCCCAGGCCCACTCCAGGGAGGCCCCGGAGAGACCCCAGGCCTGCTCCAGGGGGGCCCCGGAGAGACCCCAGGCCCGCTCCAGGGAGGCCCCGGAGCGAGAGACCCCAGGCCCGCTCCAGGGGGGCCCCCGGAGCGAGAGACCCCAGGCCCGCTCCAGGGGGGCCCCGGAGCGAGAGACCCCAGGCCCGCTCCAGGGGGGCCCCGGAGCGAGAGACCCCAGGCCCGCTCCAGGGGGGCCCCGGAGCGAGAGACCCCAGGCCCGCTCCAGGGGGGCCCCGGAGCGAGAGACCCCAGGCCCGCTCCAGGGGGGCCCCAGAGCGAGAGACCCCAGGCCCGCTCCAGGGGGGCCCGGAGAGAGAGACCCCAGGCCAGCTCCAGGGAGACCCTGGGCCCACTACAGGGAGCCCCCAGGCCCGCTCCAGGGGGGGCCCAGAGAGAGAGACCCCAGGCCCGCTCCAGGGGGGCCCGGAGAGAGAGACCCCAGGCCTGCTCCAGGGAGGCCCCAGAGCGAGAGACCCCAGGGCCCGCTCCAGGGAGGCCCCAGAGCGAGAGACCCCAGGCCCGCTCCAGGGAGGCCCCAGAGCGAGAGACCCCAGGCCCGCTCCAGGGAGGCCCCAGAGCGAGAGACCCCAGGCCCGCTCCAGGGGGGCCCGGAGAGAGAGACCCCAGGCCCGCTCCAGGGAGACCCTGGGCCCACTACAGGGAGCCCCCAGGCCTGCTCCAAGGGGGGCCCCGGGCaggcccagcaccagccccagggaggcCAGGGCTCCtcagggcagcctggctgctccagTGACCCCCACGTTGAGACCCCCAGGACGTCCTCTGCCAGGTCAGCCTGGAGCACCCATCGGtgggcagcccctcagcagGCAGCCCGGCACCACTGGGACCCTCTGAGCCGCGGGGGTGGGATGAGAAGATAGAGAGCCCCTCGCAGGCAAACTGCCGGTGACGAGCGGCTCCCTGAAGCTGTGCCAGCACGGGCATCAAGCACCGGGGCGCCTGTCCCTCGGGATCACGCCGAGAGTGGGAGCTGGCCGCAGCGTGACACCACCCCAGGGAGCCACCTCACACCTCACACCCCCTTCCTGAGATCGCTGCCCCTCAGTCGGACTCTGTGCTGTGGACTGAGCAATAACGCTCCCT is part of the Falco naumanni isolate bFalNau1 chromosome 18, bFalNau1.pat, whole genome shotgun sequence genome and harbors:
- the LSM12 gene encoding protein LSM12 homolog; the protein is MAAPGEYFSVGSQVSCRTCQEQRLQGEVVAFDYPSKMLALKCPSSSGKPNHADILLVNLQYVSEVEIINDRTETPPPLASLNVSKLANKARTEKEEKMSQAYAISAGVSLEGQQLFQTIHKTIKDCKWQEKNIVVMEEVVIAPPYQVENCKGKEGSALSHVRKIVEKHFRDVESQKVMQRSQAQQTQKETSLSS